Proteins found in one Balneola sp. genomic segment:
- a CDS encoding SIMPL domain-containing protein, translating into MKKTILSVSILCITAIIITLIGVHTYHNRNQASETIFVTGLGSKDFKSDLIVWSGSFSKQAKTLGEAYDLIKEDQDIISDYLTDKGVTQNEFSFSSVSISKENKSVYNENGKYIRSDFVGYRLTQQITIESKQVDHVEQISRDITEIINEGVEFYSYSPSYYYTGLAELKIEMIAAATEDARTRAEQIASRSKADLGDLKHAQMGIFQIIAQHSNDDYSWGGTFNTSSKMKTATITMRLRFDIGE; encoded by the coding sequence ATGAAAAAAACCATCCTGTCTGTTTCCATTCTTTGTATCACAGCCATCATCATCACCCTTATCGGAGTACACACCTACCATAACCGCAATCAGGCTTCTGAAACCATTTTTGTAACCGGACTTGGTTCAAAAGATTTCAAATCAGACTTAATCGTTTGGAGCGGGAGTTTTTCAAAACAGGCAAAAACCCTGGGGGAAGCCTATGATCTGATTAAAGAGGATCAGGATATTATTAGTGATTATCTAACCGATAAAGGAGTAACCCAGAATGAGTTTTCCTTTTCATCAGTATCCATTAGCAAAGAGAATAAGAGCGTTTATAATGAGAATGGAAAATATATCCGAAGTGATTTTGTTGGTTATCGATTAACCCAGCAAATTACCATAGAGTCAAAACAGGTAGACCATGTAGAACAAATATCCCGGGACATTACTGAAATCATCAATGAAGGAGTGGAATTCTATTCCTACTCACCCAGCTATTATTATACCGGGCTTGCTGAACTTAAAATCGAGATGATAGCTGCTGCAACGGAAGATGCTCGTACCCGTGCAGAACAAATTGCATCCCGATCAAAGGCTGACCTTGGGGATCTTAAACATGCCCAAATGGGAATTTTTCAAATCATTGCTCAGCATTCAAATGATGATTATAGCTGGGGAGGTACGTTCAAT